Within Malus domestica chromosome 04, GDT2T_hap1, the genomic segment GCTCATGTTATGCTCACAGATTTGAGCTCAACCGAAAAACCCATAGCTCACAACTCTCTCTTCGAAATCAGAAAAATGACTCTAAACTTTATATGAAGAATCGAAGATTcattaatttgaatttggtatcaaatttgattgggttcaaatatttcaaggATTTGAAAATTGTGGTTTGATGGGCACGAAAGAACCCAACTGATCAAAGGAAATTGTTTCACGAACTCGTTCGCTTTTTTAGTATTTGCAAGGCTTGTCTctgaatcaaaggaaaaagtagTAAACTACGTTAATGCGAAAAGTATCAAAGATGTAAATACGCACCATATACACTATATGCATAGCACATGCACATAATATGTACAgtacatgcacatgatatgcacaGAACGAGAGAAACATTAATGGCAATGTAATGGTATAGTggatacaattaaaacataattgttaCATATATAAGGTTACAGTGACAATTTGAAAAGTCTTGTTACGTATATTAATCACCGCTTAACCGTGCACGTGGAAAACATGATACTCGTCGTTATTTCATGGACATGCATGATGCTTAACGTCCTCTaagctttttcttaattttgtttttcatggAGGTCTACTAGGTTGTGGTCATCATACTCGCTAAATTCCCGGGCACAACATACGTGCATCATAACTAGTGAACATTCCCACTTCTCATATTAAGATGTAGCCATGCACACCatatgcacaccacatacacatTATGGGAAAATTTTCACAAATCTCTACAATTTGACACTTGAACCAGAAATTGTTCCATCTTAATTTGTAGCAcgtcaaaacttgaaatttattcCATAACACATACGCCtcaacatgaaacacaaactcTAATTTAACTTCTACGTATTAATTCGTCTTACAAACAACTCATTATTCCATAAATCATTGATGAAGGAAATTGGAAATAAACACCCTACTTTATTATGTCTGTTGAAGCTTTAGTTGCtgaaaaaaatggaactttccggtcaaaatagaaaatatggtacaaaaccCAACTCACtcttctcacctctctctcGCATCTATTTGTTCGAAATCAGAGGTACAAGGTCAACTCATTCTTCCAGCCTCTCTTTAGACTTCCCTCTCTTTGAAATCGAAGATTAGTGATCTAAGCTCAACCCAAAACCCCAGAGCTCCCAGAGCTCTCTAGACATCCCTATGTTCCAAATCAGAGCAATGATGCACTGGGGTAATgatttttagtatttatatgtGAGTATTTTAGTAATTTCGATTTTGTGCATGATCTGCATGGCTTGTGTATGACTGGTCTGTCTTATTTCTGTCCCAAGAAGCTTTGCAAGCGAATCACTCTTGCAACAATTttctgtactttttttttttttttatcaatcttTCACCATTTCGTGTAATTCGAACTATTTTTCCAAGAGTAACCAAAAATGGATCACATCAAACTCGAAATCGGAACATTATTCCAATAATTATTACTATAAATCTTAAATTTAGAATACAATCACAAAGTAAGACTAGAGGTAAACACCTCAATTGCGTAAAATAATACAACCTTGTATAATAAGTAAGCAATAGGAATAAAACCGCCAAAGAATACAATATATGCAGCTAGCAATTGCATCACCTGAAAGAAAGATACCATCGAAAACGAAATGGTTAATATTGGCATTGGGTAATTTGTGCATGTATGTCGGGACGGGGGTGTGGCAGTCGAACGAAACATGGGCTATGGGCATTCGAATATGTTCAATGGCATTGTTTACTTACATTTAACAGTTCAAGAATCCCATTTGCAAAGCAGTTGATTTGGAAAGTCTGTTTTTCGGCCGATGATCACAAAccaaatttaaacaatgcacaTGTAACAAATTTATGACTCTTTGAGAATATCATACTTTGTCAACCCTAAAAGTGACAAAAACAGTTCGGATTCCTGGTCAAAGATGGAAAATCCACCGTCACCAGCATCATTGTTATTGTTTGCCTTTATTCCATCCATATGTCTGTCAATtgggttctcatattccattcTCATTCTATTTCTATTTAGAATTTTTAGTTTCCTGGTCCTAAATGGAAAGCGAAAAAGGAGAACGCGTGCTTAAGTGCAAAATGAAAGCGAAACGAGGTAATATCAAAGTATGTGTAAACTGTTATTCTTGTTGTTCAAGATTATGGTTTCTACCTCAATAGACATAGGATCTGAAATCTTGGTTACAAACGCAGCAATTAATCAGCCTGTAACAGCAAAAAGGGACGTCAATGACACGGAAAATATGCACATATTCAAatgaggggggggggggggcggggAAACAACACGATATTCTTATTAAATGTAGTTAAAGTTTTCATCCACAACAAGATTAAGCATTTAATAAAAGCATGGCTATGGCCATTTACCTTCTCATTTTTCGGTTCAAAAATAGCTTTAACGGACTCATAAACCTCTTCAACAGGCCTTCCAGCATCAATCTGAAAGTGAAAAGAACAATGATTCCAACAAACATGCAAGATTATATTGTTAAAAAAAGTAAAACCAACTGAAGAATTACCTTCCGAACTTTCCCCTTGGAGTTGTAGTACTCTATCACAGGGAGACTAGAATCTTGGAAAACCTTAAACCGCTTCCTTATTGTTTCTATGTTATCATCCTCTCTTCCCTTCATTGGCCCAACAAAAGAAACACAAAACATCACCATAATTAGGTcggaaacaaaaaagagatgAAATCATTATACCAAGACAATATACATATTCCCCTACaagaaaaaaatcacattttttacCTGGTTCCTACCCAAAAGCCGCCTCTCCATCTCTTCATCAGAACAGTCAAAAAACAAGACAAATGAAGGCTCGATTTTAGTCTGCAAAATCATTAACACGGGTTGCCATTGGCTTCAACAAGTAAATAAACCACTATGAAAACTAGTCAATCACCAAAAACTGTACTTAAGTCATGAGGAAAGGTTATCCAGAGGGCTCACCACAGCCTCAAATGCAGCACGATTTTCCTCATTACGGGGAAACCCATCAATGAGAAACTTGTCGTTACCATTTTCCAGCATTGCTCgttcaagaagtttaattgTTACTTCAGAAGGAACAATCTTTCCTTCCTTAATCATGTTCGAAATCATGGTCCTGTcaaccattaaaaaaaaagtgttgttAAATGAGAAATGTAAAATAATTTTGATGGGCATACAAAGTCGAGAGTAAAGACTAACTTTGCAATCATTTTTCATTGAAAGCGACTTAAAACAAGACACAACAGAAGCAAGCATTCTCAACCGTATCATCAACCTTGCCCCTCAAGTAACGCTACACGACATCTTATGAAAGAGAAACTGTTGGGTGACTGAATCATGGTAACTGGAGATGACTTTTATCATACTCAAGAAGCAGAATGCTACCCTCATCATGTATCCCACTACTATAAAACGCCAAAAGTAGATTACATAACTATTGAAACTTTGGAAAGATAAATACCATGCAAGCAGATCAAAACTAAAAAGTAAACAATAAGATCACCCGGTGATGACACAGAACAGCACACAGGAAATCAACGCTTATGTGTGTGATTTTAAGACTTCAATCTGAATTACACTTGGAGTATCTTCTCAATCCCAAGACAAATACTTTTACAGAAAGAGTTGGTTTTCAGTCAATGCTTCAACCTAAAAGGATTGTAGTTTTGAAAATGAACATTGTACAGATTAAAAGAAAGATATGCCATACCCATTTTCAGAGCCAGATTTGATTTCGGCTCTAAGAAGATCGCCAGCACTGAGATGGGTAAACCCAAAGTGCTGAACAATGTTTGCACATTGAGTACCCTTTCCGCTGCCTGGGCCAcctataaaattaaaagaaacaaCTGATAAGAGCATCCATAGGTACCTCACAAGAAAGGAGACTGGCAGCTTTAGTGTAGCTACTGGAAttaaggaaaaaacaaaaaactaaacaGAAAATGTACAAATAAAATACAGCAATGACAACAAACGAGAGGAATGTAAACAAACCTAAGGATCATATCAATAATTAGTCTTCCCATGTCATGAGTAAACTGAAATGAAAACTTAGATAGCCTATCTATCATACTTAAACATCATCTCTTTGACATACAGGACTCTTAAATCATGCACATGTTTTCATTAAACTCttaagcaaaaagaaaagacGGATATTAAAATCATGAGCCAAGATTAGTGGTTCTTATCCCAGGTTGCTAACATCTCAGAAAAACAAGGATGATTAGAATACAACTAGTCCTAGTTCCATAATTTTCTTACCCAAGACAAAAACAACTGTAGGGTTCAGATCAGCTAAGCTTCCATTAGCCTCCTGCAGTAGGATGAATTTCTCAATTTAAACTTAAAGTAGTATGAAATGAAACAACAATTATTATAGGTGCATATATTGAAATCAGAAAAATAGAATAATGTCCTCTGGGAGTCTGGAGAAGACTAAAATAAAAGCATTTCATTTCTCAGTAAATTTAGCAATATCAACTTAAGTGACAAAGTTTCCAGAAGAAACCATGCATAATTTTAGAAAcctcaataaaaataaaaataaaaataacccaAGATATACCTTCTTTCCGGCATCAACAACTTCACCCATGAGCACCAACTATTTGTCTCTGAATATCCTATCTGCGCAAACCAGAACACTGCAATTACAAAATTTTAGGTAGAGCAAAAAAACCCATGTTTATGCTTGAATGTGCAAAAATAGTTGATATGCTAATAAACTGTCTTGTACACATGGCACATATATGCATGCATTTATacgtataaatatattaattttccaCCACAGCGGTCTGAATGGCCAGTGCCTTGTGCATCACAATTGAACCATAAAACTCCCATTATAGTCCAAACTACCCTTCATAAAGTGACTTTTAACAAGTCTTTTAAAAGCAGGGGCCACATATATCAGAATCCAATTTTAGTCCCATTGTTGTAAAGTTTACTTCTTCAAAGTGAAATACGAAAATTCAACAAAAGCATAGATTTGATTAAAGTGATCAgaaaacttcaaaaaaaaatgtagaaaatatCTCAGAGATAGGACTTTTCCCATCAATAATTAGaaaatcattcaattattcaagGATCCAACATAGACAAACAGTGAGATTAATTCGGATGCAAAAAAGCAGGCAcgcaaggagaaaaaaaaaattatgtttcaaTTTAATGCTCAAGCTCCACCAATTCTCATTGCAAGTAAAATCAgcatataaaaaaattcaaaattttactCTCAATCTTTCCCTCCCTTTTTCCTCCGAGATCAATTTGCCACCAATCAGAACTACGTCGAGATCTAACAAAAATTTACGCAATCAGAGACTAGAAAGGCCgaaattcaacaaaacaaaaaacgaaaTTCATCAAATCATGCAACGTGAATAGATGTCAAAGCATCATGGAGACTCAGATCGAGCACTAAACCGAGTAATGCGAGCTGAAAGCCACATAAACACAGTCAACGATGTCAAATGaataaacagaaaagaaaaatctcGAGACTTTCCACTCCCTTCCacgaaaccaaaccaaatagaCACGGATCAAAACCGCATCGATCAGATCCACGCAAAAAATTCACAGCCCGATCAAATGCGAGCtcaaaaatcaccaaaaacacaaaatccAATCGATATTAAACAATCCGACGACGTTTACCAGTCAAATCAAGCATTAACAAACACGATGCGGAGCAAAAGAATTTGATTGCAGAAACGCAGATCAAAACCTAATTCCATTGCATCAAATGCTAATCGAAAGCGCGAATTGAGAGGAAGCCATACCTGTGTGCGAATTTTGGTACGAAGATCTGAGCTGCGCTGCGCTGCGTTCTGGGAGCTGTGGTGGCTCTGGTTTTTCTTAaatagagaagagagagggaggggtGGGGGGCTTTGTTTTGAATGGGAGAAAGGCAAATGACCCTTTGCGCGTTTTCGTCGGTAAGGGTAAAATGGGAATTTCAGAGAGTGGGAAAAAATTTGCGTACGCTCAACGGCTAAAGCCTGCGATTTAAGCTGTGTAGTcaaattttaaagaattttaaaagtGATACATTTAGTGATGTGATATCCATGtatttctttttacttctcatatatttttagaatttttagtCATCAGAttagataaattgaagaagattaacacacagaaattaacaaatgatatgtgagaagtaaaaaaatatgtgtggatagcacacccctagaTTTAATAGGATTAAAGAGGATTAAAGACTCATACAAAATTCATATGaatttttaaagaatttgaatggattgtgACGGATTGTGATGGAAGGATTTGAAATCCATAGGTTAGGTTGAATTCTTTTTAGTcttgattatatatatttttggcttttctcataaaatccacaacttattaaatttctttaaaattttaatttttttaatacacttatatttggatgaattttAAAACCCTCTAAAATCTCTTAATTGACTACgttataattttaaaatcctctcagagtttgactacacccctTAAACATTCTAACAGCCGAACTGAACGCCGAAACCTACACGGCGATAATGGAGGACTCGAAACCAGCCGGCAAGCTATCGACGTTTTTGGACTCCGGCGTGTACCGGTTCGAAGACTCGACCGCCGTTTTCATCGATCCGGTTCGCGTCCTCAACCGCTCCTACACCCGGTTCAGGGTGTCCCCTTCCGCCTACTACTCCCGCTCATTCAAATCCAAAATTCAAGAGCCTAGGGTTTGTTCGAATTCCAGAAAGCGGAAGCGGAAGGAGAAGAAGCCTCAGAATCTCAATGACAGAGAACGCGCCGCCGATCAACGCCACCAGGTAATCGCACTCTCACTGTCTCAATGCCTCTTTGGTTGATTAGAAAATGTTGTAAGGCTTATTGGTTACTGAGAAAATGTTGGAAAGAGTTTTGTGATTTGTGATTGAAATTCAGATGGAGACTCAGTGTTTGTATGGTTTGTTTGTTGCAGGAAGCAAGACCTTTTTTGCTGAAGGCGCATAAATCTCTACTTAGATCAACTGAGCTTTTAGAGGTTGTGAGCAATTTGAGGGATGATTTCGATAATTCAGCTTCGTCTCCCGGCACTACGCAGTCGCTGGTTGAACTCGGGCGGGTCTGGCAGGCGCCGCTGTATGAGATAACTTTAAATTCGCAATCACATGACAATGCAAGCGAAGATGGAGGTCGGTTTTGTTATtcgaaatttttttcctttgattccttttttttttggataaaagtTGAAATGTcgcctttttttgttttatcaagATTATTATTAGCTGCTTGTCAGCTGGTGCTTGATTGCTTGATAATTGaaataaattttaatgtaatCGTAAATATTATTTAAAGTTTTGCTCGCCAAACCATTCCACTACATAAGAAAAAATTTGAGTTAGATATTGGAAATGCTCGGCTCATATGGATGCTCATCATCTGTCCTTTCTTCTGTTAGCTATCTCAACTCTTCAATTCGAGTTCTAATtgctataaaaaaaagttatccAATTGAGTTGTGAGTTTGTTCCAGTGGACTATATAAACATGATGATACTATCGTGTTGCGTGTGGTTTGCATATTTCTGGAATGTGAAATGTCTTTGTATTTTTTCAACAGAGAATTGTATCTACTAATCCCAGTGAACTGTACTCTGTTTTCTCAGGTTCCCCTGTCATGGAATACTGTAAACAACGAGCAGTTCCTGTGTTTAACAACTTAGTCGTTAATGAGACCAGTGAAGATGTGGAGGCTGAACTTTTGGGCAGTCGATATATCTTACCTCCAGAGAGTTCCTTCTACATGGTACACTGACATTAGtgacttttttcttttaaacgCACAGATGAACTCCGTAAGGTAGTTTACAATGTTTCTTACATGTTTTGTTTTCTATCATGTGGAAGTCTGATCTGGGGCAGATTCACAATCTAATTCCTGGTAATTCATTCATTTCAAACCCGTATTATCTGCAAAACCTGTTTCTGAATGTGTAAAACAACTTAAGTTCTGTAGGAGTGAATTGCACAAACTAGATGCTTCATACTTAAAGTCTCttgctaggttttttttttttttttttttttttgtattgtttTGTACTGTCAATTGGAAGAAATGTGATGTACACTTACTAGCATGATGATGTCTAGAGTTTGccaatttcatgaatttttgcaaggcaaAGTATTCGTTTAGGTAGAATCATTTTGCAAGTTCACTCTATAGTTGTTATTGTAGCTTAAATTTTGTACTTTTTGTGCAACAGAGTCTGATTGTGGCTTCAATCTTATTGTTGTTGATCCACCATGGGAAAATGGAAGTGCGCGTCAAAAGCTGAGGTAGGCATTCTACCTTATTATGCTTTCTTGCCTAAAGAACCTGCAAGCCTTTTCTAATAACCTACCCAGGCATCTCCTgtattttgaactttttaatGGAATTGAAAGCATACTCACCCTGTAAGAGTGTGCCGCTTACTGTTGTTAAAGAGTAACAAGTGACTTTAAAGGGATGTTAATCCAAGTGACTATTGTAAAATATGTCCTATTGTCTTAATTAACAGATCAACCGATCAACCATGGAAAAAACTCTTAatttatgttattaattttgGTAGTTAAGTTTGTTGAAACATTTTGGAGTTGTAGATGAGTGACTGATGCAGATTTGACATGTAGCATGATCTAGCGTTAATATGGGCTACAAGCTGCTAGGAACTTGTCATTGTTTTCACTATGTGGTTGTCATGTTATTATAGGTACTCAACTTTGCCCAACCGATATTTCTTATCCCTTCCCATCAAGCAATTGTGTCACACAAATGGAGCACTTGTTGCTTTATGGGTGACCAACAGGGAGAAGTTGCGTGGCTTTGTCGAGAAGGAACTTTTTCCTGCATGGGGAGTCGAATATGCTGCTACTTTTTTCTGGTTGAAGGTTCTCAGTTTGGGcgtgtgtttttgttttcatagtGAATAAACTTGGCTATAGTTTAGTGAATTCACTTTGACAAGGTCCGGTTCTATTGACTGTCGAAGGTCAAAGCAGATGGTTCTTTGATTGGCGATTTGGACCTCTTTCATCACAGGCCATATGAGTGCCTTCTATTAGGCCTTTGTCCAGGGGAGGTTAGTTTTCACCATATGCAACAGCCTGTTCTTTTGCTTATGCCTTATGGTTTAGATTGTAGCATTAGTAATCTTCTTCTGCGTGTGACGTTGATACTTTATAGGCTACGGACGACAATTCAAGATCCAAACCTATACCAGATAATCAAATCATGTTAAGCATACCAGGAGACTACTCAAGGAAGCCCCCGGTAGCAAGTAAGTTTAGTCTTGTAACCGACGCTATACTATAACCCTTTTATTAGTAGCATTTATGTACTCGCTACTTTCCCATTCACTGGAAACCATTAGATTTTGTTCTTGTTGACGCTGATCATTTtatctttctttaatttttttgtgtggAAGACCGATCACATGTTTGATACTCAGGCGTCCAGTTGTCAATTAGGCAATACAGTATTTACTGATATACGTTCTCTTGTACCTTTTATTAGGATTTTTACAGGAGTATTCTCCTACACTCCAACGTAATCGGTGTGTTGAACTATTCGCCAGAGAAATGACTGCCGGATGTGTTTCTTGGGGGAATGAACCCCTTCATTTTCAGGAGTCAGGAAATTTTACGAGGGGGTAGCTGCTTGTAATTTGCATCCCATACGCTAAACGACGTTGTGTTGTTTATCTTTGTACcgattcttttattatcttttgCTTTATTGGGAAATTGTATTCTTGTAGAAGTAAATGTTGGCGGGATCAGATTTGGATGAAGGGTGTGCTATCAACAtgccattttttacttctcacgtctttattaatttatgttctttgatttttttcaatttatttgatcGGACGGTTAAAAATTAGAAGGGTATATGAGAAATAAAAAGgggtgtggatatcacaccacTTAGATGAAATGTACTCTTCTCAAACTAACGTGAAAGGAGAAGAGCAAGAGTTTTCCCCAAATGAGAACTTTTTGAAACAATCATTTGAAACTTCCACAAGCTTTTGCAGCGTTACATCAAATTAACAATTATGCAGATTCTTCACTTCCTTAACAACTAACTATTTTTTTTACTCACTAAATTTCAGATCCAATCCTTTTTCAAAATTCGAGATCTAAATAATTTTTCCATTGTGCTCGGTTCTATCAATCCCTACGAATATTTTAAAAGGTGAAGGTGAAATTCGGGAGAGATTGGAAGGAAACATAGCCTAAAAAGGGTTgataatctctactaattaataaaatcctctttgtcaaccaaaagaggatgaaaagacaaattagtcttctatTACACAAAAAatatgatgggcaataatgtaatttcacaagtccaaattttacttttttttattgaagcctcacctacaggtgatgttaatattaaaaataataaaaataaataaatcaaaaccaaaacaaaaacctcccactccccccacattctctctccccctctctccttctcattttatctaaaaaaaatgtgttcatacataCGAAGTGTGTAGACAAATGCTAGTTTGAATTAATTAAACCTTGGAAGAGATCCCAATGGGAAACGACTAGCTAATAA encodes:
- the LOC103419259 gene encoding UMP-CMP kinase 3-like, with the protein product MGEVVDAGKKEANGSLADLNPTVVFVLGGPGSGKGTQCANIVQHFGFTHLSAGDLLRAEIKSGSENGTMISNMIKEGKIVPSEVTIKLLERAMLENGNDKFLIDGFPRNEENRAAFEAVTKIEPSFVLFFDCSDEEMERRLLGRNQGREDDNIETIRKRFKVFQDSSLPVIEYYNSKGKVRKIDAGRPVEEVYESVKAIFEPKNEKAD
- the LOC103433048 gene encoding methyltransferase-like protein 2, with translation MEDSKPAGKLSTFLDSGVYRFEDSTAVFIDPVRVLNRSYTRFRVSPSAYYSRSFKSKIQEPRVCSNSRKRKRKEKKPQNLNDRERAADQRHQEARPFLLKAHKSLLRSTELLEVVSNLRDDFDNSASSPGTTQSLVELGRVWQAPLYEITLNSQSHDNASEDGGSPVMEYCKQRAVPVFNNLVVNETSEDVEAELLGSRYILPPESSFYMSDLGQIHNLIPESDCGFNLIVVDPPWENGSARQKLRYSTLPNRYFLSLPIKQLCHTNGALVALWVTNREKLRGFVEKELFPAWGVEYAATFFWLKVKADGSLIGDLDLFHHRPYECLLLGLCPGEATDDNSRSKPIPDNQIMLSIPGDYSRKPPVARFLQEYSPTLQRNRCVELFAREMTAGCVSWGNEPLHFQESGNFTRG